A portion of the Choristoneura fumiferana chromosome 6, NRCan_CFum_1, whole genome shotgun sequence genome contains these proteins:
- the LOC141428480 gene encoding uncharacterized protein (The sequence of the model RefSeq protein was modified relative to this genomic sequence to represent the inferred CDS: added 1 base not found in genome assembly), translated as MLKNCCITVELKKGSMIIAICATLKVVFFVFIIVLGALVAPDGDKGKDDNDVGSFSPLASTFLIIWLIMLFPHIISVVLLLVGMILENGWLMLPWLIISALMDILFALTAISMTTAISAHMFVMLAVDGYFHLVVLSYFLEIKG; from the exons TGCTGAAGAATTGCTGCATAACCGTGGAACTAAAAAAGGGGTCTATGATAATAGCAATATGCGCAACATTGAAAGTggtattttttgtgtttattattgttCTTGGTGCACTGGTGGCGCCCGATGGCGACAAAGGCAAAGACGATAATGATGTAGGGTCATTCAGTC cccTCGCAAGTACCTTCCTCATAATTTGGTTAATCATGCTATTTCCTCATATAATTTCCGTCGTTTTACTACTCGTAGGAATGATATTG GAAAATGGGTGGTTGATGCTGCCATGGCTTATAATATCCGCTTTAATGGACATTTTGTTTGCATTGACGGCCATATCAATGACTACAGCGATATCGGCGCACATGT TTGTGATGCTCGCTGTGGACGGCTACTTTCACTTGGTGGTATTGAGCTACTTTCTAGAAATCAAAGGTTAA